The sequence AGGGCGCGGCGGATGGCCGCCAGCAGGGCGGACTTGTGGAAGGCCTCGAAGAGGATGCCGTTTCCGTCCAGCCCTCCCTCCACCGTGTCCACCAGCCCGCCGGTGGCCCGGACGATGGGCACCGTGCCGTAGCGCAGCGAATACATCTGGTTCAGGCCGCACGGCTCGTAGCGGCTGGGCATGAGGAAGAAGTCCGCCCCCGCCTCCACCAGGTGGGAGAGCCCGGGGTCGAAGCCGATGTGCACGCCCACCTGCTTCGGGTAACGGGACTGCAACGCGAGCAGCCCTTCCTCCAGGGGCCCTTCGCCACTGCCCACGCCGACGACGCGGATGTCCGCGTGGAGCGCCGCCGGCAGGGCCTCCAGCAGCAGGTCCATGCCCTTCTGCCACGCCAGCCGGCTGACGAAGCCGAACACCGGCGCGGGGCCGTCCTCCAGTCCGAAGCGGGCCAGCAGCTCGCGCTTGCACACGGCCTTGCCGGACAGGTCCTTCAGTCCGTAGCGGGCCGGGAGGAAGGCGTCGTCCTCCGGGTTCCACTCGTGCGTGTCCACGCCGTTGAGGATGCCGTGGAGCCGGTGCGCGCGGTGGCGCAGCAGGCCGTCCAGCCCGTAGCCCTGCTCCGGCGTCTGGATTTCCCGCGCGTAGGTGGGGGACACGGTGGTGAGCGCGTCGGAGAAGACGAGCCCCGCCTTCAGGAAGTTCACCGTGTCGTGGAACTCCAGCCCCTCATGGGCGGTGAACAAGTCCCAGGGCAGCGCCAGGTCCCCCATCACGTCCTTGGGGAACTGCCCCTGGTAGGCCAGGTTGTGGATGGTGAAGACGCTCTTCGCGTGCGCCAGCGGCCCCGTCTGGAAGCCGCGCCGCAGCGCCACCGGCACCAGCCCCGTCTGCCAGTCGTTGGCGTGGATGATGTCCGGGATGAAGCGCAGCCGCTGCGCCGCCTGGAGCGCGCCCACGCTGAGATAGGCGAAGCGCCGGTGGTTGTCGGCGAAGGCGCCCCCCGCGTCTCCGTAGAGGCCGTGGCGGTTGCCGAAGAGGAACGCGTTCTCCAGGAAGAGCACCTCCAGCCGCTCCGACACGCGGGCGGAGAGGATGGGGCCCGACAGCTCGCCGAAGGGGAAGCGCAGCAGCAGGGACTGGCCCGTGGGCTCCAGCCGCTCCGCGCCTCGCAGGTCGCGGTAGCGCGGGGTGATGACCTTGACGTCATGGCCCAGCGAGGCAAGCGCGGCGGGGAGAGCCCCGGCCACGTCCCCCAGGCCCCCCGTCTTGGAGAACGGGGCCACCTCCGAGGAGATGAAGAGGACATTCATGTGCGCACATTGACGTGTGTGCCGGATGAGTCAACCGCGAAGGTGCACACCTGCCCCGCCCCCCTTATGTTGCACCGCGTGATGATTCCTCCAGACCCCATCCAGCGCTTCGCGGAGCTCTTCGAGCGCGCGAAGCAGGCCATCGCGGTGGACCCCAACGCCATGGTGGTCGCCACCGTGGGGGATGACGGGCGCCCCAGCGCGCGCGTCGTCCTGCTCAAGGACTTCGATGCGCGCGGCTTCGTGTTCTACACGAACCACGAAAGCCGGAAGGGCCGCGAGGCCCGCGCGCATCCCTACGCGGCGCTCTGCTTCTACTGGCAGCCCTTGAATGAACAGGTGCGCGTGGAAGGCCGCGTGGAGCGCGTCACGGACGCGGAGGCGGACGCCTATTTCCAGAGCCGCGTCCGCGGCAGCCAGGTGGGCGCGTGGGCCAGCCTGCAGAGCCAGCCGCTGGCGACTCGCGCGGAGCTGGAGGCCCGCGTGGCGGAGGTGGAGCAGAAGTACGCCGGCCAGCCCGTGCCGCGCCCACCGCACTGGTCCGGCTTCCGCGTGGTGCCGGACCGCATCGAGTTCTGGCACGCCCAGGAGAGCCGGCTCCATGACAGGCACGTCTACCTGCGCGAGGACGGCGGCTGGCGCACGCAGATGCTCTACCCATGAAGGGCACGGCTACCAGGGCACTTCGGTCCCCTGGTAGTCGAAGAACCGGCCGCTGTGCTCCGGGCTCAGCCCGTCGATGACCCGCAGCATGCCGCGCACCGAATCCGGCGCCGGCAGCGTGGCGTCCGGGCCGCCCATGTCCGTCTGCACCCAACCGGGGTGGAGCAGCACGGTGACGAAGCCCTCCGGGCGCAGGTCCGTGGACATGGAGCGCACGGCCATGTTCAGCGCGGCCTTCGACATGCGGTACGCATAGGCCCCGCCGTCGGTGTTCGCCGCCAACGAGCCCATCCGCGAGGTGACGTGCGCCACCCGCCGCAAGGCGCCTTGCCGCAAGCCCGGCAGCATCGCGCTGGTGACACGCAGCGGCCCCAGGGCGTTGATGGTGAACGTGCGCGCCATGTCCGCGTAGTCCACGTCACCCAACGCACACCACAAGCCGGAGACACCGGCGTTGTTGATGAGCACGTCCACGGGGCCGGTACACACGTTGGTGGCGAACGCGCGCACGCTGGCGTCGTCTCCCACGTCCAGCGCATGGATGCGCAGGCGGTTGCCCGCCTTCTGTTTCAATGGCTCCAGCCGCCGTGCTCCCTCTGGCGACCTGACCCCGGCTTCGACGGTATCGCCCCGCAGCAGGAGCTGCTGGACGAATTCGAAACCAATCCCCCTGCTCGCTCCGGTGATGACGTAGCGCATGCATGGCATTAACGCGCTGAATGCCTTCCGCTGGCAAAACACGCGCGTTGACGACCGGGGAGTGCACGCTGGTAATCGCATGCACCACATGCAGAGGACACATCGGATGAATGTCGCCGTCGTGGGAGGTGGGATTTCGGGGTTGGCCATCGCGCACGGTTTGCGGTCGCGCGGTACGGCTGCCGTGCTCCTGGAGACATCCGCACGTCTTGGAGGCGCGGTGGGCACGCATGCGCGGGCTGGCTACCTGGTGGAGCAGGGCCCCAACAGCTTCCTGGACCGCGAGCCCGCGACGCGAGAACTCGCGGCGGCGCTGAACCTGGAAGGTCGAATCCGGGTCGCCGACCCTTCAGCGAAGCGTCGCTATGTCTACACGCGAGGCCGACTTCGGTCGGTGCCGGCTTCGCCGCCGGCGTTTCTGGCTTCGGACATTCTTCCGCTGGGCGCGCGGCTGCGGGTCGCCGGCGAGCTGTTCTCTCGCCGCGCGCCGGAAGGCACGGACGAATCGCTGGCCGCGTTCGGCCGCCGCCACCTGGGCCGCGCGGCGACGCGGGTGCTGCTGGACGCGGTGCAGACGGGCATCTACGCCGGTGACGTGGAGCAGCTCAGCGTCGAGGCCACCTTCCCGATGCTGGTGAAGCTGGAGCGCGAGCACCGCAGCCTCATCCTGGGCGCCATCCGCGCGCAGAAGGCCCAACGCAAGGCGCTGCCCGCGGGGGACGCGCCGAAGCTGTCAGGCGCGCTGAGCACGTTCGACGGCGGCCTCCAGGTGCTCATCGACGCGCTGGCCGCATCGCTGGGTGACACAGCGCACGTGAGCGCGCGGGTGGAAGGCCTGACGCGCGTGGATGGCGGATGGAAGCTCGCCGTCGAGGAACATGGACGCCGCGCGGAGCTGACCGCGAACCACGTGGTGCTGGCGGTTCCCGCGTTTGTCGCCGCGCAGCTGCTGCGCCCCCTGGATGACGCGCTGGCGGAGCAGGTGTCCCGAATCGAGTACGCGCCCATCGCGGTGGTGCACCTGGGCTTCGACGCGGGCGCGCTTCCGGCACCGGACGGCTTCGGCTTCCTGGTGCCCTTCGAGGAGAAGCGGCGGCTCCTGGGCGCCATCCACGCGTCCACCACCTTCCCCTTCCGTGTCGAGGGCGGCCGCGTGCTCTACACCTGCATGGTGGGCGGCGCGCGTCAGCCGGACCTGGTGAAGCGGGACGAAGCAGCGCTCGCGGCGCTGGCGCTCGAGGAGCTGCAGGCCCTGACGGGCGTGACGGCCCGGCCCACCTTCACGGAGGTCTTCCGCTGGCCGCGGGGCATCCCCCAGTACAACGTGGGGCACCTAGCGCGGATGGCGGGCATCGACGCGGCGCTCCAGCGCTGGCCCGGGCTGCACCTGGCGGGCAACGCCTACAAAGGCATTGGCCTCAACGACTGCATCCGTAACGCGGCGCGGCTCGCGACTGCCCTCGCGGACGAGGAAAGCGTTCGGAAATAGCGACTGCGACCGCTCGTTGTCAGGGAGCGACCGCTCGGGCCGGAGGCGTCAGCGTAGACCAGGAAGACGCGTCAGACTGGCAGTGCATGCTTGTCGGAGTCAGGAGCCCCCCGCCATGTTCGCCCTCCCCTCCCCCGTCCTCGTCGTCGCCGCCATCGTCCTCTTCCCCGTCGTCCTCGCCGGCAGCATGTTGCTGGACGCCTTCGAGACGGAGCTGGAGGAGCGCCCGGCGCAGTGACGCGGCCGGCGGTGTAGGCTCCCGCTGGCGCATGCTGGGAACATCGGAAGGCTCCATCGTCCGCGCCACCCTGCGGGCCCTCGTGGAGCCCCGACGGCTGCTGCCCATCCTCGTCGTCTCCGTCGCGCTGATTACCGCGCAGGTGCGCTTCAGCCACGCGCCCCTCTGGGCCGCGTTCGGGCTGGGCCTCCTGATGTGCCTGCTCTTCATCGCGGTGGCGCCTGTCTCCTACCGCGTCCTCTTCCCGGAAGGCCTGGACCTCAGCCATGGCGGCATCCGGCTCCTGCTCTACGCCACCGTGGGCAGCGGCGTGGTGCTCACCTCCGGCTTCGTGCTGCCGAAGCTCCTGGGCATGGGGCCCACCTTCCTCACGCAGCCCACCAACCTCGCGGTGTGCGGCGCGCTCTTCCTCGTGGGGGGCTGGGGCCTGGGCCGTGACATCGGCTTCGAGGAGAGCCTCACCCGCGAGCGCGCCCGCGCCGCCCGCTTCGCGCTGGAGGCCGAGCAGGCCCAGCTCCTCGCGCTGCGCAGCCACCTGGACCCGCACTTCCTCTTCAACACGCTCAACGCCATCGCGGAGTGGTGCCGTGAGGACGGCGCCGTCGCGGAGACCGCCGTGCTGCGGCTGTCCACCATGCTCCGCTCCGTGCTCGCGGGCGTGCGCAGCGCCACCTGGCCCCTGGCCCAGGAGTTGGAGCTCATCCGCACGCTCTTCGACCTGCACCTGCTCCGCGACCCGGACCTCTTCCAGCTCACGCTGAACGTCCCCGCCGGCATGGAGGAGATTCCCGTCCCGCCGCTCGTGCTGCTCCCCCTGGCGGAGAACGCGGTGAAGCATGGCCCTGCCGCCGGCCACCGCGGCCCCCTGTCCCTGGACGTCACCGCGCGGGGACACGAGGTGGAGGTCGCCATCGAGAACCCGGGCCCCTCCCGAGGGCCTCGTGAGGGCAGCGCGGGCCTGCCCACCGTGGAGCGCCGCCTCGCCTTGGCCTACGGCGGCGCCGCGCGCCTCGTGCTCGACGGCGGCGAAGTACGCACCCGCGTCACCGTCACCCTGCCCCGCGCGGGCCCCCAACCTGGAGTCCTCACCTGAGCGCCCCACTTCGCGTCCTCATCGCCGATGACGAACTGCTCGCCCGAAAGCGCCTGACGCGGCTGCTCGCGGCGCTCCCGGACACGGAGGTCTGCGGCGAGGCCTCGGACGCGGATGGCGTCCTGTCCGCCGTGCGCGCGGGCGGCGTGGACGTGGTGCTGCTGGACATCCACATGCCCGGCCTCAGCGGCCTGGATGCCCTGGCCCTGCTGCCGGAAGGCGGCCCGCGCGTCATCCTCTGCACCGCCCACGCCGAGCACGCCGTGCAGGCCTTTGAACATGGCGCGGTGGACTACGTGCTCAAGCCCGTGGAGCCCGCACGCCTCCAGAAGGCCCTGGAGCGGGCACGCGCACGCGGTCCGGCCGCAGCCTCCACGGGCACGGTCAGCACCCCACCGAAGGCACCTGGCACGCCCGTCCGCGGCCTGGGCCGCCTGCCCATTCCCACGCGGCAGGGCATCGTCCTGGTGGATCCAGAAGCCATCTCCCACGCGTCGCTGGAGGACGAGCTGGTCACCGTGTTCACCACGCAGGGAGACTTCCTCACCGACTTCACCCTCAACGAGCTGGTGGAGAAGCTGCCGTCCGAGCACTTCCACCGCGTCCACCGCCGCGCGCTGCTCAACCTCACGCACGTGGCGCGACTGGAGCCGCTGGACACAGGTGGCTACCTGGCGCGCACGCTGCGAGGCCACGCGGTGGAGGTGAGCCGTCAGTCCGCGCGCGAGCTGCGACGCATGTTGGGCCTGCGTCGCGGCGCCGAGGAAGAGGGCTGAAGCAAGACAAAGGCCCGCGCTCCGGTGCATCCGCGCGGGCCCGACTGCGGGTGACGACCTACTTCACGCGCACTTCGACGCTGACGACCTGGCCACCCTCGTTGCGCGAGAAGACGACGGTGCCGCGCTCCGTCCAGACCGGCCCGAAGCCCGTGCCCAGGCTGTAGGCCGTGGCGACGTCGTAGTTCCTGTCGAAGGTGATGACACGCACCTCGCCGTCCTCGCCCGGCCGCAGGCTGGTCGTCGTGTAGACGATGATGCGCCGGTCCGCATCCCACTCCACAGTGCTGCCCAGCGCGGGGTTGGGGATGGAGGCCGAGCTGAGCTGCGAGGTGCCCACGTTCGTCAGCTGCTTCAGGCCCTTGCCGTTCTCCTTCACGAGCCACAGCGAGGGCACGCCCGAGCGCCGCGTGGACTGGAACAGCACGTTGCGCCCATCCGGCGTCCACACGGGCTCGCTGTCATCGAAGCCTTGCGTCACCCGGACCGACTTGCCCGAGTTCGCGTTGAGCACGTACAGCTCCGAGCTCCGCACCACGTCGCCCTCGCGGTATCCATCCGGCAGCTTCGCATACGCCACGCGGCTGCCATCCAGGGACACCTCGGGCGCGCCGGTGCGCTCCGCCACCAGGTGCGAATCGCCCTGGTGGTCCATGCGAATGAGCTGAAGCGAGGTCGTCTGATACACGATGATGCGCCGGTCGGCGGACTCGGCCGACGGCTCCACCAACGACTGGGACGCCACGCCAGGGGACTCGGCGTCCGCGAGCGCCTCCGCCTCCGCCCCACCGCACGCGGCGAGCAGCAGCGAAGAAGCCATCCACATCGCAAGGTTCCTACGGGGACTACGGCAGCGGACGTCAGTCGGATGCATACGGTCCTCTGGGTGGAATCCACCTACCAGCGCGGGGTTGACAGGTTTTACAGTCCGCGCTCACGGGTATTCCAGGTCAGAACACCATAACAACCCGGACCGTCATAAATGCTACCCGCCGACTGGACGCGACACCGCCCCACACCGCGTCACGGTGACGCGAAAAGTGCGGGAACCTGGGTCGCGTCCGCGCCAAGGATGTCTGAGAGGACCCGGGACGCCTGAATGGGGACGGCGATGCCAGCGCGCGCGCACCGCGCGGCTTCGTCCAAGGTGAGCGAAGGCGTGGAACAGTAGGACTCACGCCAGTGCTCGGCGAGCTGCCGGGAGAAGGCCACGCGCAGGGCCTCCACCTTCGCCTCGAGCCAGACCTCTGCCAGGGTGAAGTTCGGCCGCTGGGGCCGCACGTTGCCTTCCGTGAAGGTGACGTCGTGCTCGTGGCCGGACTCGGAGAGCTGGTCCTGTAACGTCACGGTGAAGGGCCCGCGCCGGGCGTCCAACACCACGGACGAAGCCACCGTGACGTGGTGCGCCTGCGACAGTCGCAGCGCGTGGTACTCGAAGGTCCTGGGGACGTCGCGGTACCGCGTGACGGGCACGGAGTAGGTGTGCGTGTGCTTGGTGTACTTCGTCACCTTGCGCGTCTTCGTCTTGCCCTTCGAGTCGGTGTACTCCTCCTCCGCCTCATAGGGCTCCTCGATGGTCTCCGTGCGGTCCTCGTGGTCCGTGTACGGCACGCTCTCCGTCCACGGCGCGGTCAGCTCCACGGGGTGGCTGTCGCGCTGGGTGACGAAGCGTCCCTCCAGGCTGAACACCGGCCGCGCCGAGCCTCCCGGCGCGAACCAGGGCGAGGACTCGAAAGCCTGGGTGAGCCGGGCCTCCAACTGCGCCTGTTGTGCCTCGTCCAGGCCCTCCACGGTGCCCGTCCAGGAAGGCGGGCCGAACAGCTCGGGCGCCGTCGCGGGGCGCGGCGCGTACTCCCGCCAGTGGCCGCAATAGCGGAACACCAGCTCGCGCCAGTGCGGGCTGTCATCCGTGCTGGTGTCCCGCAGCCGCTGGCAGGACGTCTTGCCACTCTGGAGCACCAGCCACTCCATGTCGCGAGAGATGAGGGCCAGCTCGCGGTGCGCCAGCAGCGGCTGCTTGCGCCGCAATGTCTGCTCCGCCGTGAGCGCGTGTCCCTGGCGCGCGGGGTTGCCGACGAGCCGCTGGAGATGACGGCGTGTGCCATCCACCTCCTCGCGCAGGGAGCTCTCCAAGCCGCCATTCAGCTTCGAGTTCCATGCCGTCCGGTGGTTCAGGAAGCGCAGGAGCCACGCCTCCGCTTCTTCGTCATCCCCTTCCAGGCGCGCCTCCCGCGCGTTGCTCAGCAACTGCGCCAGCGCGCGCGCGCGCAGGCCCTCGCGCGCCAGGAGGAGCTCCTGGTCATAGGGGCTCTGCCGGATGAGGTCGTCGTAGATGGCCGCGGCCTCCACGAACATGCCCTTTTGGGCCAAGGAGTCCGCGCGGCCGCGCAGGGTGGTACAGGCACACAGGACCAACAAGGAGACGAGGAGGAGCCGGGCCATGGTCACGAAAGCGCGAGTCGCGTGCGTCCGGTGACGGACGAGGCGGCGGGATATTCACGGCGCGCAGCGCTTTACCGCACACCCCGGGCGACAGGCTACTCGACCGGCCATGTATGGACAGGCGCTCCGGATTCGGAGCGCTGGAGGTAGCGCTCCAGCATCGCCGCCAGGGCGTCCTGCCGGGGCATTTGCGACTCCAGCCGCGCCAGCATCTGCCGCTGCCATCCCGCGCCCGTCCGCCGCAGCGCGACGCGCTGTTCGAGGATGCCCAGCAGCGTGTCCGCCTCCTCCACGTCCACGCCCGCGCGAACCAGGCCCTCCCGGGCTTCGGGGAGCAGCCGCTTCACCAATTCCGTCGCCGCCATCGGCTGCGGACTGGGCGCCGTGGAGGAGGGCCACAGCAGCTCCGCGTCCAGGCCCTGCCGCGCGGCGCGGATGAAGTTGCCGTACGCGTGGACGAAGGGCAGCGCGGGCAGCAGCGCATCCACGCGCTCGGCCAGCGCCAGCGTGAGGCCCAGCAGGAAGGCGCCGTTGGCCATCATGTCCACCACCGTGGGCCCGGCGGGCAGGGCGCGGAACTCGATGCGCAGGTGGCCTCCGTCCTTCGGGTCGTAGATGGCGCGGTTCCAGCTCCACACCGTGCTCTGGTGCAGGCGCAGCTCCTCCAGGCCCGGCACCTCGCCCGCCGCCACGCGCTCGCGGAGGGGCTCGTCGCCCGACACCGGCAACAGCGGTGG is a genomic window of Myxococcus virescens containing:
- the glgA gene encoding glycogen synthase GlgA, whose translation is MNVLFISSEVAPFSKTGGLGDVAGALPAALASLGHDVKVITPRYRDLRGAERLEPTGQSLLLRFPFGELSGPILSARVSERLEVLFLENAFLFGNRHGLYGDAGGAFADNHRRFAYLSVGALQAAQRLRFIPDIIHANDWQTGLVPVALRRGFQTGPLAHAKSVFTIHNLAYQGQFPKDVMGDLALPWDLFTAHEGLEFHDTVNFLKAGLVFSDALTTVSPTYAREIQTPEQGYGLDGLLRHRAHRLHGILNGVDTHEWNPEDDAFLPARYGLKDLSGKAVCKRELLARFGLEDGPAPVFGFVSRLAWQKGMDLLLEALPAALHADIRVVGVGSGEGPLEEGLLALQSRYPKQVGVHIGFDPGLSHLVEAGADFFLMPSRYEPCGLNQMYSLRYGTVPIVRATGGLVDTVEGGLDGNGILFEAFHKSALLAAIRRALALYADPSRLDEFRRRGMEKDFSWGASGRRYEALFHDLVAE
- the pdxH gene encoding pyridoxamine 5'-phosphate oxidase; this translates as MRTLTCVPDESTAKVHTCPAPLMLHRVMIPPDPIQRFAELFERAKQAIAVDPNAMVVATVGDDGRPSARVVLLKDFDARGFVFYTNHESRKGREARAHPYAALCFYWQPLNEQVRVEGRVERVTDAEADAYFQSRVRGSQVGAWASLQSQPLATRAELEARVAEVEQKYAGQPVPRPPHWSGFRVVPDRIEFWHAQESRLHDRHVYLREDGGWRTQMLYP
- a CDS encoding SDR family oxidoreductase, which encodes MRYVITGASRGIGFEFVQQLLLRGDTVEAGVRSPEGARRLEPLKQKAGNRLRIHALDVGDDASVRAFATNVCTGPVDVLINNAGVSGLWCALGDVDYADMARTFTINALGPLRVTSAMLPGLRQGALRRVAHVTSRMGSLAANTDGGAYAYRMSKAALNMAVRSMSTDLRPEGFVTVLLHPGWVQTDMGGPDATLPAPDSVRGMLRVIDGLSPEHSGRFFDYQGTEVPW
- the hemG gene encoding protoporphyrinogen oxidase, yielding MHHMQRTHRMNVAVVGGGISGLAIAHGLRSRGTAAVLLETSARLGGAVGTHARAGYLVEQGPNSFLDREPATRELAAALNLEGRIRVADPSAKRRYVYTRGRLRSVPASPPAFLASDILPLGARLRVAGELFSRRAPEGTDESLAAFGRRHLGRAATRVLLDAVQTGIYAGDVEQLSVEATFPMLVKLEREHRSLILGAIRAQKAQRKALPAGDAPKLSGALSTFDGGLQVLIDALAASLGDTAHVSARVEGLTRVDGGWKLAVEEHGRRAELTANHVVLAVPAFVAAQLLRPLDDALAEQVSRIEYAPIAVVHLGFDAGALPAPDGFGFLVPFEEKRRLLGAIHASTTFPFRVEGGRVLYTCMVGGARQPDLVKRDEAALAALALEELQALTGVTARPTFTEVFRWPRGIPQYNVGHLARMAGIDAALQRWPGLHLAGNAYKGIGLNDCIRNAARLATALADEESVRK
- a CDS encoding sensor histidine kinase; protein product: MLGTSEGSIVRATLRALVEPRRLLPILVVSVALITAQVRFSHAPLWAAFGLGLLMCLLFIAVAPVSYRVLFPEGLDLSHGGIRLLLYATVGSGVVLTSGFVLPKLLGMGPTFLTQPTNLAVCGALFLVGGWGLGRDIGFEESLTRERARAARFALEAEQAQLLALRSHLDPHFLFNTLNAIAEWCREDGAVAETAVLRLSTMLRSVLAGVRSATWPLAQELELIRTLFDLHLLRDPDLFQLTLNVPAGMEEIPVPPLVLLPLAENAVKHGPAAGHRGPLSLDVTARGHEVEVAIENPGPSRGPREGSAGLPTVERRLALAYGGAARLVLDGGEVRTRVTVTLPRAGPQPGVLT
- a CDS encoding LytR/AlgR family response regulator transcription factor; its protein translation is MADDELLARKRLTRLLAALPDTEVCGEASDADGVLSAVRAGGVDVVLLDIHMPGLSGLDALALLPEGGPRVILCTAHAEHAVQAFEHGAVDYVLKPVEPARLQKALERARARGPAAASTGTVSTPPKAPGTPVRGLGRLPIPTRQGIVLVDPEAISHASLEDELVTVFTTQGDFLTDFTLNELVEKLPSEHFHRVHRRALLNLTHVARLEPLDTGGYLARTLRGHAVEVSRQSARELRRMLGLRRGAEEEG